In a single window of the Osmia bicornis bicornis chromosome 7, iOsmBic2.1, whole genome shotgun sequence genome:
- the LOC123987644 gene encoding uncharacterized protein LOC123987644 codes for MLYSGHPVGLLGEEGGATTGTLSDGVPGIESSEHHNPPEMLDGLDGTAGTCKKEKDINKDGQAKLDHPNLGTECCKLCGKSVANIKKHMKSHFPDKYQCQICMISLTRSDNLKRHIKLKHGIQEGSLISPFMRLEHKHFLAKSESAYLT; via the exons ATGCTTTACTCA GGTCATCCGGTTGGACTGCTaggagaagaaggaggagcTACAACAGGCACGCTAAGCGATGGTGTCCCCGGAATCGAATCGTCTGAACACCATAATCCCCCAGAAATGCTCGACGGACTTGACG GAACAGCAGGAACTTGCAAAAAAGAGAAGGATATAAATAAAGACGGTCAGGCTAAGTTAGATCACCCTAACCTAGGTACGGAGTGTTGTAAGCTTTGCGGCAAGAGCGTAGCGAACATAAAAAAGCACATGAAATCGCATTTCCCCGATAAGTATCAGTGCCAAATATGCATGATATCGTTAACGAGATCGGACAATTTGAAAAGgcatattaaattaaagcaCGGGATACAAGAGGGATCGTTGATATCGCCGTTCATGCGTTTAGAGCACAAACACTTTCTAGCGAAATCGGAATCAGCTTACCTCACCTAG